A window of Clavibacter michiganensis contains these coding sequences:
- a CDS encoding flavin monoamine oxidase family protein has translation MSISRRTLLTASVSGLSLLGLAACTRTTPTPATPTATPSTMPTPTPTPGATGLPEPTAFARSDWAGDPFARGSGSFLRPGATTADREALARPIQDRVFFAGEATSADRPGTVAGAYASGLRAAGEVDRAGAGSERVAVVGAGIAGTAAARALRDAGHDVVLVEARADLGGRIRAAGGTGWPHPAELGALWIAADDDDLLRDAIEAAGITRYGLALVAEDRGPDGAVLGPSSAGSDAVAAARAWALAQPGAVSLAAALRETGGDALPTEGGAASPAARLAAILATDVAIAHGAAPDELSGSRGLDEPAPVGNVAVTGGFAGLVQHLLRDQDIDVLRESTVSRIAYGNGRVGLRLGSGESLSVDRVVVTVPLGVLQEGAIAFDPALPSSHDVAIRALGPGRADRIWLRFAEPFWSTTATVWTSYDEDGRFTRWYNLMPISGEPVLMAEVGAEAAERVAAMDDEALRAAALRSLAPFADTELLATPEPTTTGEPRATPTP, from the coding sequence ATGTCGATCTCCCGCCGCACCCTCCTCACCGCGTCCGTGTCGGGGCTGTCGCTCCTCGGGCTCGCGGCGTGCACGCGGACGACGCCGACGCCCGCGACCCCCACGGCCACACCCTCGACGATGCCGACCCCCACGCCGACACCCGGCGCGACCGGTCTCCCGGAGCCCACCGCCTTCGCGCGCTCCGACTGGGCGGGCGACCCGTTCGCGCGCGGATCCGGCAGCTTCCTGCGCCCCGGCGCGACGACCGCCGACCGCGAGGCGCTCGCCCGCCCCATCCAGGACCGCGTGTTCTTCGCCGGCGAGGCGACGAGCGCCGACCGCCCCGGCACGGTCGCGGGCGCGTACGCCTCGGGGCTCCGCGCGGCCGGCGAGGTGGATCGCGCGGGTGCCGGATCCGAGCGCGTCGCGGTCGTCGGCGCCGGCATCGCGGGAACGGCGGCTGCCCGCGCCCTCCGTGACGCCGGGCACGACGTCGTCCTCGTCGAGGCGCGCGCGGACCTCGGCGGCCGGATCCGCGCGGCCGGCGGCACCGGCTGGCCGCACCCCGCGGAGCTCGGCGCGCTCTGGATCGCCGCCGACGACGACGACCTGCTGCGCGACGCGATCGAGGCCGCCGGCATCACCCGCTACGGGCTCGCGCTCGTCGCCGAGGACCGCGGACCCGACGGCGCGGTGCTGGGACCGTCGAGCGCGGGATCCGACGCCGTCGCCGCCGCCCGCGCCTGGGCCCTCGCGCAGCCGGGCGCCGTGAGCCTCGCCGCGGCCCTGCGCGAGACCGGCGGCGACGCGCTCCCCACCGAGGGCGGCGCCGCGTCGCCCGCCGCCCGCCTCGCCGCGATCCTCGCCACCGACGTCGCGATCGCCCACGGTGCGGCACCCGACGAGCTCTCGGGCTCCCGCGGCCTCGACGAGCCGGCACCCGTCGGCAACGTCGCCGTCACGGGTGGCTTCGCGGGCCTCGTGCAGCACCTGCTGCGCGACCAGGACATCGACGTGCTGCGGGAGTCCACCGTCTCGCGCATCGCCTACGGGAACGGGCGGGTGGGGCTGCGGTTGGGATCCGGCGAGTCGCTGTCGGTCGACCGCGTGGTCGTCACCGTGCCGCTCGGCGTGCTGCAGGAGGGCGCGATCGCCTTCGACCCGGCGCTGCCGTCGTCCCACGACGTCGCCATCCGCGCGCTCGGCCCCGGCCGCGCGGACCGGATCTGGCTGCGCTTCGCCGAGCCGTTCTGGTCGACGACGGCCACGGTCTGGACCTCCTACGACGAGGACGGCCGCTTCACCCGCTGGTACAACCTCATGCCGATCTCGGGCGAGCCCGTCCTCATGGCAGAGGTGGGCGCGGAGGCGGCGGAGCGGGTCGCGGCGATGGACGACGAGGCGCTGCGGGCGGCGGCGCTGCGCTCGCTCGCGCCGTTCGCGGATACGGAGCTCCTCGCGACGCCGGAGCCGACCACCACGGGCGAGCCCCGCGCCACCCCGACGCCCTAG
- a CDS encoding RNA-binding S4 domain-containing protein, whose protein sequence is MPADAALPPARAADAAQAAVRVDSWLWAVRIYKTRSQATAACRAGHVKVADERAKASQSVRPGDEVRVRVAGAERILVVRRTLVKRVGPAIAAEAMTDLTPPPPPRDAAPATIVRDRGAGRPTKRDRREIERLRDPEGMRGR, encoded by the coding sequence ATGCCCGCCGACGCCGCCCTGCCTCCCGCGCGGGCCGCGGATGCCGCGCAGGCCGCGGTCCGGGTCGACAGCTGGCTCTGGGCCGTGCGGATCTACAAGACCCGGTCGCAGGCGACGGCCGCCTGCCGGGCCGGGCACGTGAAGGTGGCCGACGAGCGCGCGAAGGCGTCGCAGTCGGTGCGGCCCGGCGACGAGGTGCGCGTGCGCGTCGCGGGTGCCGAGCGGATCCTCGTGGTGCGCCGCACGCTCGTGAAGCGCGTGGGTCCCGCGATCGCCGCGGAGGCGATGACCGACCTCACTCCCCCGCCGCCGCCGCGCGACGCCGCGCCCGCGACGATCGTGCGCGACCGCGGGGCCGGACGGCCGACGAAGCGCGACCGGCGCGAGATCGAGCGGCTGCGCGACCCCGAGGGGATGCGCGGGCGCTAG
- a CDS encoding Pr6Pr family membrane protein encodes MQRILGGVRLVAAIVVVVALIGDFDYVQGFTTFAAENWFSYFTTQSGMAGVVVLAASGLQAIRGRAEPPLMAAVRAVVLSYVVVSGVVFGLIVLESSSQAYYVEVPWSSRLLHFVIPAYALLDWTLAPGRPRVTWKAVGWAMPFPVAWCAFTELRGPRVGWYPYFFLDPAQVGVPFEIAAWLALVAGVLAGVSAFVVALSRVRPADGGRRGRRRGDDAEADEVTVADAPARASTDASASTPRETAAAER; translated from the coding sequence GTGCAGAGGATCCTCGGTGGCGTGCGCCTGGTCGCCGCGATCGTCGTGGTCGTCGCGCTCATCGGCGACTTCGACTACGTGCAGGGCTTCACGACCTTCGCGGCCGAGAACTGGTTCAGCTACTTCACGACGCAGAGCGGGATGGCCGGCGTCGTCGTGCTCGCCGCCTCCGGGCTGCAGGCCATCCGCGGCCGCGCCGAGCCGCCGCTCATGGCCGCGGTGCGCGCCGTGGTGCTCAGCTACGTCGTGGTGTCCGGCGTGGTCTTCGGCCTCATCGTGCTGGAGTCGAGCTCGCAGGCGTACTACGTCGAGGTGCCGTGGTCGAGCCGGCTGCTGCACTTCGTGATCCCCGCCTACGCGCTCCTCGACTGGACCCTCGCGCCGGGCCGCCCGCGCGTCACGTGGAAGGCCGTCGGCTGGGCGATGCCCTTCCCGGTCGCCTGGTGCGCGTTCACGGAGCTCCGCGGTCCGCGCGTCGGCTGGTACCCCTACTTCTTCCTCGACCCCGCGCAGGTCGGGGTCCCGTTCGAGATCGCCGCGTGGCTGGCCCTCGTGGCGGGCGTGCTGGCGGGGGTGTCCGCGTTCGTCGTGGCGCTCAGCCGCGTGCGGCCCGCTGACGGCGGGAGGCGGGGCAGGAGGCGCGGGGACGACGCAGAGGCGGATGAGGTGACCGTCGCGGACGCGCCCGCGCGCGCGTCCACGGACGCGTCCGCGTCGACGCCGCGGGAGACGGCGGCTGCCGAGCGCTGA
- a CDS encoding NADP-dependent oxidoreductase — protein sequence MSPSSRSTSQQVQFGSFGGVDVLEVVDIPRPSPGPGEVLVEVFAAGINHIEAYIRQGRFPDEVPTAFPNGQGSDFAGCVAAVGEGVTRFKKGQDVLGHTVMAAHATHVVVPAGNVVPKPAQLPWEVAGGLFLAGLVAHDVLHAVTVGEGDTLVVTAAAGGVGSIEAQLAMRRGARVIGTCGERNFDYLRQIGVTPVVYGDGLADRIRAAAPNGVQGFVDNFGGGEHVAEELGVAGKRFSSSDDRRELELEAVLPPVEEDDVHRSRTLATVAELAAKREVDVLVSGFYPLAEVQDAFDDLERRHARGKIVLGMRPVHYPGDRRSTAKARDVAEGRA from the coding sequence ATGAGCCCTTCATCGCGATCCACCAGCCAGCAGGTGCAGTTCGGATCCTTCGGCGGCGTCGACGTCCTCGAGGTCGTCGACATCCCGCGTCCCTCGCCCGGCCCCGGCGAGGTGCTCGTCGAGGTGTTCGCGGCGGGCATCAACCACATCGAGGCGTACATCCGGCAGGGCCGCTTCCCCGACGAGGTGCCCACCGCCTTCCCCAACGGGCAGGGCAGCGACTTCGCCGGATGCGTCGCGGCGGTCGGCGAGGGCGTCACGCGCTTCAAGAAGGGCCAGGACGTCCTCGGCCACACCGTCATGGCCGCGCACGCGACGCACGTGGTCGTGCCCGCGGGCAACGTCGTGCCGAAGCCCGCTCAGCTCCCGTGGGAGGTCGCGGGCGGGCTGTTCCTCGCCGGGCTCGTCGCGCACGACGTGCTGCACGCGGTCACGGTCGGCGAGGGCGACACGCTCGTCGTCACCGCGGCGGCCGGCGGGGTGGGGAGCATCGAGGCGCAGCTCGCCATGCGGCGCGGCGCCCGCGTCATCGGCACGTGCGGCGAGCGGAACTTCGACTACCTGCGCCAGATCGGGGTGACCCCGGTGGTCTACGGCGACGGCCTGGCCGACCGGATCCGCGCGGCGGCGCCGAACGGCGTGCAGGGCTTCGTCGACAACTTCGGCGGCGGCGAGCACGTGGCCGAGGAGCTGGGCGTGGCGGGCAAGCGCTTCAGCTCGAGCGACGACCGCCGCGAGCTGGAGCTCGAGGCCGTCCTGCCTCCCGTCGAGGAGGACGACGTCCACCGCTCGCGCACGCTCGCGACCGTCGCGGAGCTCGCGGCCAAGCGCGAGGTCGACGTCCTCGTCTCGGGCTTCTACCCGCTGGCGGAGGTGCAGGACGCGTTCGACGACCTGGAGCGCCGGCACGCGCGCGGCAAGATCGTGCTCGGCATGCGGCCCGTGCACTACCCGGGCGACCGGCGCAGCACGGCGAAGGCGCGCGACGTGGCGGAGGGACGCGCCTGA